Proteins from a genomic interval of Papaver somniferum cultivar HN1 chromosome 4, ASM357369v1, whole genome shotgun sequence:
- the LOC113276054 gene encoding uncharacterized protein LOC113276054 isoform X1, with amino-acid sequence MEFFTTVKAVRLRSHLRKYLVAEENEKSIRQSRQGSCSQAKWTVELVEGDSRVIRLKSCYGKYLSATDKDYVLGMTGKRVIQAESKSKFDSSIEWEPSTDGFQMKLKSWSGKYLRANGTALRGAITHDALHESSNNHAHHWLIEKVDELTENNQSFSYECESPTLSSHSSFSEVDSPKSPWSTMATPKFSSAQTMDPKINFNTFTPTSKKFGMELFHNAKAVRLRSHHEKYLIAEEDEETVTQDRNGSTKTARWVIEFIDGGDYIRLKSCYGKYLTASNEPFLLGMTGRKVTQSLPRRLESSIEWEPIRDGYQIKLKTRYGNFLRANGSVPPWRNSVTHDIPKRSKSQELLLWDVDILEIQVLPKPIQSVSVIPKQEYHQQQQQNHLDDVVPSQQPPDSPVKSTPDSPPSPVKSTHKVSRLESNDSSVSSSASVHVKSDGRMICFRIANEDGDDIEEEEGSFTFKGNGVEELTLRLEEETGLEDIMVCTKSVLNGRLYPMRLHLPPNNATMHVVVVQASSKAARDIKPGLL; translated from the exons ATGGAGTTTTTCACAACCGTTAAGGCTGTTAGATTAAGAAGCCATCTCCGAAAATACTTAGTTGCGGAAGAAAACGAGAAATCAATTCGGCAAAGTCGTCAGGGATCGTGTAGCCAAGCTAAATGGACTGTCGAGTTGGTCGAAGGAGACAGTCGAGTAATTCGTCTAAAAAGTTGTTATGGTAAGTACTTAAGTGCAACAGATAAAGACTATGTTCTTGGCATGACAGGTAAAAGAGTTATTCAAGCTGAATCAAAGAGCAAAttcgattcatcaattgaatggGAACCATCAACCGATGGTTTccaaatgaaactaaaatcatgGTCTGGGAAATATTTGAGAGCTAACGGAACTGCACTGAGAGGTGCTATTACTCACGATGCTTTGCACGAATCATCTAATAATCATGCGCACCATTGGTTAATTGAGAAGGTTGATGAGTTAACAGAGAATAATCAGAGTTTTTCGTATGAATGTGAATCTCCAACGTTATCATCTCATTCTTCTTTTTCTGAAGTTGATTCGCCAAAATCTCCTTGGTCAACTATGGCTACTCCAAAATTCTCTTCCGCACAG acgatGGACCCAAAGATAAACTTCAACACTTTTACACCGACGTCGAAGAAG TTCGGAATGGAATTATTTCACAACGCAAAAGCAGTGAGATTACGAAGCCACCACGAGAAATACTTAATagcagaagaagatgaagaaacagtAACACAAGACAGAAACGGATCAACAAAAACAGCAAGATGGGTTATAGAATTCATAGATGGAGGTGATTACATAAGATTAAAAAGTTGTTACGGCAAATATTTAACGGCATCAAACGAACCATTTTTATTAGGTATGACTGGCAGAAAAGTGACACAGAGCTTACCGAGGAGACTAGAGTCATCTATTGAATGGGAACCGATAAGAGATGGATATCAGATTAAATTGAAAACTAGGTACGGGAATTTCTTGAGAGCTAATGGTAGTGTGCCTCCATGGAGAAATTCAGTTACTCATGATATTCCTAAAAGAAGTAAATCTCAGGAGTTGTTGTTATGGGATGTGGATATTCTTGAGATTCAAGTGTTGCCTAAACCTATTCAATCAGTATCAGTTATACCGaaacaagaatatcatcaacagcaacagcagaatCATCTTGATGATGTTGTGCCTTCTCAACAACCTCCTGATTCTCCAGTCAAATCTACCCCTGATTCTCCACCTTCTCCAGTCAAATCTACCCATAAAGTTTCTAGACTTGAG TCAAATGATTCATCTGTGAGTTCTTCGGCTTCAGTGCACGTGAAATCAGATGGTAGAATGATATGTTTTCGTATAGCTAATGAAGATGGTGAtgacattgaagaagaagaaggttcaTTTACTTTTAAGGGTAATGGAGTTGAGGAATTAACTCTAAGGTTAGAAGAAGAAACAGGACTTGAAGATATAATGGTGTGCACTAAAAGTGTATTGAATGGAAGACTTTATCCTATGCGATTACATCTGCCTCCTAATAATGCTACCATGCATGTTGTGGTTGTTCAAGCTTCATCAAAAG CTGCAAGAGATATTAAGCCAGGCCTACTATGA
- the LOC113276054 gene encoding uncharacterized protein LOC113276054 isoform X3 has product MATPKLSSSQTMDPKINFNTFTPTSKKFGMELFHNAKAVRLRSHHEKYLIAEEDEETVTQDRNGSTKTARWVIEFIDGGDYIRLKSCYGKYLTASNEPFLLGMTGRKVTQSLPRRLESSIEWEPIRDGYQIKLKTRYGNFLRANGSVPPWRNSVTHDIPKRSKSQELLLWDVDILEIQVLPKPIQSVSVIPKQEYHQQQQQNHLDDVVPSQQPPDSPVKSTPDSPPSPVKSTHKVSRLESNDSSVSSSASVHVKSDGRMICFRIANEDGDDIEEEEGSFTFKGNGVEELTLRLEEETGLEDIMVCTKSVLNGRLYPMRLHLPPNNATMHVVVVQASSKAARDIKPGLL; this is encoded by the exons ATGGCTACTCCAAAACTTTCTTCTTCTCAG acgatGGACCCAAAGATAAACTTCAACACTTTTACACCGACGTCGAAGAAG TTCGGAATGGAATTATTTCACAACGCAAAAGCAGTGAGATTACGAAGCCACCACGAGAAATACTTAATagcagaagaagatgaagaaacagtAACACAAGACAGAAACGGATCAACAAAAACAGCAAGATGGGTTATAGAATTCATAGATGGAGGTGATTACATAAGATTAAAAAGTTGTTACGGCAAATATTTAACGGCATCAAACGAACCATTTTTATTAGGTATGACTGGCAGAAAAGTGACACAGAGCTTACCGAGGAGACTAGAGTCATCTATTGAATGGGAACCGATAAGAGATGGATATCAGATTAAATTGAAAACTAGGTACGGGAATTTCTTGAGAGCTAATGGTAGTGTGCCTCCATGGAGAAATTCAGTTACTCATGATATTCCTAAAAGAAGTAAATCTCAGGAGTTGTTGTTATGGGATGTGGATATTCTTGAGATTCAAGTGTTGCCTAAACCTATTCAATCAGTATCAGTTATACCGaaacaagaatatcatcaacagcaacagcagaatCATCTTGATGATGTTGTGCCTTCTCAACAACCTCCTGATTCTCCAGTCAAATCTACCCCTGATTCTCCACCTTCTCCAGTCAAATCTACCCATAAAGTTTCTAGACTTGAG TCAAATGATTCATCTGTGAGTTCTTCGGCTTCAGTGCACGTGAAATCAGATGGTAGAATGATATGTTTTCGTATAGCTAATGAAGATGGTGAtgacattgaagaagaagaaggttcaTTTACTTTTAAGGGTAATGGAGTTGAGGAATTAACTCTAAGGTTAGAAGAAGAAACAGGACTTGAAGATATAATGGTGTGCACTAAAAGTGTATTGAATGGAAGACTTTATCCTATGCGATTACATCTGCCTCCTAATAATGCTACCATGCATGTTGTGGTTGTTCAAGCTTCATCAAAAG CTGCAAGAGATATTAAGCCAGGCCTACTATGA
- the LOC113276054 gene encoding uncharacterized protein LOC113276054 isoform X2 — translation MEFFTTVKAVRLRSHLRKYLVAEENEKSIRQSRQGSCSQAKWTVELVEGDSRVIRLKSCYGKYLSATDKDYVLGMTGKRVIQAESKSKFDSSIEWEPSTDGFQMKLKSWSGKYLRANGTALRGAITHDALHESSNNHAHHWLIEKVDELTENNQSFSYECESPTLSSHSSFSEVDSPKSPWSTMATPKFSSAQFGMELFHNAKAVRLRSHHEKYLIAEEDEETVTQDRNGSTKTARWVIEFIDGGDYIRLKSCYGKYLTASNEPFLLGMTGRKVTQSLPRRLESSIEWEPIRDGYQIKLKTRYGNFLRANGSVPPWRNSVTHDIPKRSKSQELLLWDVDILEIQVLPKPIQSVSVIPKQEYHQQQQQNHLDDVVPSQQPPDSPVKSTPDSPPSPVKSTHKVSRLESNDSSVSSSASVHVKSDGRMICFRIANEDGDDIEEEEGSFTFKGNGVEELTLRLEEETGLEDIMVCTKSVLNGRLYPMRLHLPPNNATMHVVVVQASSKAARDIKPGLL, via the exons ATGGAGTTTTTCACAACCGTTAAGGCTGTTAGATTAAGAAGCCATCTCCGAAAATACTTAGTTGCGGAAGAAAACGAGAAATCAATTCGGCAAAGTCGTCAGGGATCGTGTAGCCAAGCTAAATGGACTGTCGAGTTGGTCGAAGGAGACAGTCGAGTAATTCGTCTAAAAAGTTGTTATGGTAAGTACTTAAGTGCAACAGATAAAGACTATGTTCTTGGCATGACAGGTAAAAGAGTTATTCAAGCTGAATCAAAGAGCAAAttcgattcatcaattgaatggGAACCATCAACCGATGGTTTccaaatgaaactaaaatcatgGTCTGGGAAATATTTGAGAGCTAACGGAACTGCACTGAGAGGTGCTATTACTCACGATGCTTTGCACGAATCATCTAATAATCATGCGCACCATTGGTTAATTGAGAAGGTTGATGAGTTAACAGAGAATAATCAGAGTTTTTCGTATGAATGTGAATCTCCAACGTTATCATCTCATTCTTCTTTTTCTGAAGTTGATTCGCCAAAATCTCCTTGGTCAACTATGGCTACTCCAAAATTCTCTTCCGCACAG TTCGGAATGGAATTATTTCACAACGCAAAAGCAGTGAGATTACGAAGCCACCACGAGAAATACTTAATagcagaagaagatgaagaaacagtAACACAAGACAGAAACGGATCAACAAAAACAGCAAGATGGGTTATAGAATTCATAGATGGAGGTGATTACATAAGATTAAAAAGTTGTTACGGCAAATATTTAACGGCATCAAACGAACCATTTTTATTAGGTATGACTGGCAGAAAAGTGACACAGAGCTTACCGAGGAGACTAGAGTCATCTATTGAATGGGAACCGATAAGAGATGGATATCAGATTAAATTGAAAACTAGGTACGGGAATTTCTTGAGAGCTAATGGTAGTGTGCCTCCATGGAGAAATTCAGTTACTCATGATATTCCTAAAAGAAGTAAATCTCAGGAGTTGTTGTTATGGGATGTGGATATTCTTGAGATTCAAGTGTTGCCTAAACCTATTCAATCAGTATCAGTTATACCGaaacaagaatatcatcaacagcaacagcagaatCATCTTGATGATGTTGTGCCTTCTCAACAACCTCCTGATTCTCCAGTCAAATCTACCCCTGATTCTCCACCTTCTCCAGTCAAATCTACCCATAAAGTTTCTAGACTTGAG TCAAATGATTCATCTGTGAGTTCTTCGGCTTCAGTGCACGTGAAATCAGATGGTAGAATGATATGTTTTCGTATAGCTAATGAAGATGGTGAtgacattgaagaagaagaaggttcaTTTACTTTTAAGGGTAATGGAGTTGAGGAATTAACTCTAAGGTTAGAAGAAGAAACAGGACTTGAAGATATAATGGTGTGCACTAAAAGTGTATTGAATGGAAGACTTTATCCTATGCGATTACATCTGCCTCCTAATAATGCTACCATGCATGTTGTGGTTGTTCAAGCTTCATCAAAAG CTGCAAGAGATATTAAGCCAGGCCTACTATGA